The following are encoded together in the Lathyrus oleraceus cultivar Zhongwan6 chromosome 3, CAAS_Psat_ZW6_1.0, whole genome shotgun sequence genome:
- the LOC127128486 gene encoding GSH-induced LITAF domain protein isoform X4, giving the protein MGRKEEEEVAVGVPVYERNGIPPNALIGDPKGIPIQQTIYRDTPAPFNCPHCGHTSLTSVRSKISLAAFVGCLMPMMLGVCFLCPSMDCLWHKYHYCPDCHQKVADFEKSDICAVMDPPNWTQESFALARY; this is encoded by the exons ATGGGtagaaaagaagaagaagaagtggCGGTGGGAGTACCAGTTTATGAAAGAAACGGCATCCCACCAAACGCGTTGATCGGAGATCCCAAAGGTATTCCCATCCAACAGACTATTTACAGAGACACTCCTGCTCCCTTCAATTGTCCTCACTGCGGTCACACCTCTCTCACCTCTGTCAG ATCCAAGATTAGTCTGGCTGCATTCGTTGGATGCTTGATGCCGATGATGCTTGGAGTTTGCTTTCTTTGTCCTTCCATGGATTGCCTCTGGCATAAATACCATTACTGTCCTGATTGCCACCAAAAG GTTGCTGATTTTGAGAAATCGGATATCTGTGCTGTGATGGATCCGCCAAACTGGACACAAGAGAGCTTTGCATTGGCTAGATACTA G
- the LOC127128486 gene encoding GSH-induced LITAF domain protein isoform X2: protein MGRKEEEEVAVGVPVYERNGIPPNALIGDPKGIPIQQTIYRDTPAPFNCPHCGHTSLTSVRSKISLAAFVGCLMPMMLGVCFLCPSMDCLWHKYHYCPDCHQKVADFEKSDICAVMDPPNWTQESFALARY, encoded by the exons ATGGGtagaaaagaagaagaagaagtggCGGTGGGAGTACCAGTTTATGAAAGAAACGGCATCCCACCAAACGCGTTGATCGGAGATCCCAAAGGTATTCCCATCCAACAGACTATTTACAGAGACACTCCTGCTCCCTTCAATTGTCCTCACTGCGGTCACACCTCTCTCACCTCTGTCAG ATCCAAGATTAGTCTGGCTGCATTCGTTGGATGCTTGATGCCGATGATGCTTGGAGTTTGCTTTCTTTGTCCTTCCATGGATTGCCTCTGGCATAAATACCATTACTGTCCTGATTGCCACCAAAAG GTTGCTGATTTTGAGAAATCGGATATCTGTGCTGTGATGGATCCGCCAAACTGGACACAAGAGAGCTTTGCATTGGCTAGATACTAG
- the LOC127128486 gene encoding GSH-induced LITAF domain protein isoform X5, giving the protein MGRKEEEEVAVGVPVYERNGIPPNALIGDPKGIPIQQTIYRDTPAPFNCPHCGHTSLTSVRSKISLAAFVGCLMPMMLGVCFLCPSMDCLWHKYHYCPDCHQKVADFEKSDICAVMDPPNWTQESFALARY; this is encoded by the exons ATGGGtagaaaagaagaagaagaagtggCGGTGGGAGTACCAGTTTATGAAAGAAACGGCATCCCACCAAACGCGTTGATCGGAGATCCCAAAGGTATTCCCATCCAACAGACTATTTACAGAGACACTCCTGCTCCCTTCAATTGTCCTCACTGCGGTCACACCTCTCTCACCTCTGTCAG ATCCAAGATTAGTCTGGCTGCATTCGTTGGATGCTTGATGCCGATGATGCTTGGAGTTTGCTTTCTTTGTCCTTCCATGGATTGCCTCTGGCATAAATACCATTACTGTCCTGATTGCCACCAAAAG GTTGCTGATTTTGAGAAATCGGATATCTGTGCTGTGATGGATCCGCCAAACTGGACACAAGAGAGCTTTGCATTGGCTAGATACTA